A genomic segment from Leptolyngbya boryana PCC 6306 encodes:
- a CDS encoding CGLD27 family protein, with translation MNSVTCPVPDEQQPLNEYQELKESWFFRWATLDRISYLKPVVILWAISWLVAAPVAAVSFPPAKHLPQFLLFASAGAFVIPGLALVRLYLGWAYVQRRLSDTAIFYEESGWYDGQMWEKPPEILAQDRLVVSYQVQPILQRLKKTFITIGVSFAIGILLWIIL, from the coding sequence ATGAATTCTGTTACTTGTCCAGTTCCCGACGAACAGCAGCCGCTCAATGAATATCAAGAACTGAAGGAATCTTGGTTTTTTCGCTGGGCAACGCTCGATCGCATTTCCTATCTCAAGCCTGTAGTGATTCTCTGGGCAATAAGTTGGCTTGTTGCTGCGCCTGTCGCTGCGGTGAGTTTTCCGCCTGCAAAGCATTTACCCCAATTTCTCTTATTTGCATCGGCAGGAGCATTTGTGATTCCGGGTTTGGCACTGGTGCGGCTCTATCTGGGCTGGGCATATGTGCAACGGCGCTTAAGTGATACGGCGATCTTTTACGAGGAATCTGGCTGGTATGACGGGCAGATGTGGGAAAAACCACCCGAAATTCTCGCGCAAGATCGATTGGTAGTCAGCTATCAAGTTCAGCCGATTTTGCAGCGCTTGAAAAAGACATTCATTACGATCGGTGTAAGTTTCGCGATCGGGATTCTGCTCTGGATCATTCTCTAG
- the cruF gene encoding gamma-carotene 1'-hydroxylase CruF — protein MKHLVTVERLCLAGHSLALAFGLAGLLLVLPNPEFIASLPTVGQTAFGWSMANGGVGYILLGAVTVAIYAYRTLGIRHWLTFMLPAVILSLGSELLGTSTGFPFGAYGYLNGLGYKIAGLVPFTIPLSWFYVGLCCYVLARSGLESIGLPLWAKLVGSIALGSVLLTAWDFVLDPAMSQAPYPFWEFGEVGEFFGMPYRNVTGWLGTGAIFMFVASLFWGAKPLNLNRAQLSVPLIVYLINFAFGAIITVTELDSRYLIPTSMSIVLGVVPAIALWWMTKPAQGVESALSGNLTREVPTVSVGVGQK, from the coding sequence ATGAAGCATCTGGTTACAGTTGAGCGCCTGTGTTTGGCAGGACATTCGTTGGCGCTGGCTTTTGGATTAGCGGGATTATTGCTGGTGCTGCCCAATCCAGAATTTATTGCATCTCTTCCGACGGTTGGGCAAACCGCGTTTGGGTGGAGCATGGCGAATGGCGGAGTCGGGTATATCCTACTCGGGGCTGTGACGGTAGCAATCTATGCTTACCGGACGCTCGGAATACGGCACTGGCTGACATTTATGCTACCTGCAGTGATTCTTTCTTTGGGTAGTGAATTGCTGGGAACCAGTACGGGATTCCCGTTTGGTGCGTATGGTTATTTGAATGGGTTGGGCTATAAGATCGCAGGCCTTGTGCCCTTCACTATTCCCTTGTCTTGGTTCTATGTCGGATTGTGTTGCTATGTGCTGGCACGATCGGGCTTAGAAAGCATTGGACTGCCGCTTTGGGCGAAATTGGTCGGCTCGATCGCGCTCGGTTCTGTATTATTAACTGCCTGGGATTTCGTTCTCGATCCGGCAATGAGCCAAGCGCCTTATCCTTTCTGGGAATTTGGTGAAGTCGGTGAATTCTTCGGGATGCCTTACCGAAATGTCACAGGCTGGTTGGGAACGGGTGCAATCTTTATGTTTGTGGCATCGCTGTTCTGGGGTGCAAAGCCGTTGAATTTGAATCGTGCTCAGTTGTCTGTGCCGCTGATTGTCTACTTGATTAACTTTGCCTTCGGAGCAATCATCACCGTTACTGAGTTGGATTCGCGCTATTTAATTCCGACTTCGATGAGTATTGTGTTGGGTGTCGTTCCAGCGATCGCGCTTTGGTGGATGACGAAGCCTGCTCAAGGAGTTGAGTCTGCGTTGTCTGGAAATTTGACGCGCGAAGTGCCGACAGTTTCGGTAGGTGTCGGGCAGAAGTAG
- the cruG gene encoding 2'-O-glycosyltransferase CruG — protein MTNFIGQTGIYCLGLIDSQAFVFQDVFFLVLLAIQIPAAAILLSRLLKGAVRRPPLQPQLPNPNFFGAVSVVVPTLNEADRIAPCLEGLTRQTYEVREITIVDSRSTDKTPDLVRVAQATDPRFRLINDPPLPPDWVGRPWALHNGFLASSSHSEWILGIDADTIPHPSLVCSLLEMANREGFDLITLSPRFILKYPGELWLQPALLMTLVYRFGAAGEVGSSPERVMANGQCFFCRRSLLEKVGGYTSAKGSFCDDVTLVRNIAATGAKVAFLDGANVLKVRMYEGMKETWEEWGRSLDLKDASTSAQIWGDLAFLTLVQALPIPLLILTAAIVASGNTTLPALITLGLNGALIAMRLGLNAAILQSYDRAQAKGAGLFWLSPFADPAAVFRIFLSSTRKPKSWRGRTYGG, from the coding sequence TTGACGAATTTCATCGGACAGACCGGAATCTATTGCCTGGGATTGATTGATTCCCAGGCTTTTGTATTTCAGGATGTGTTTTTCCTCGTACTGTTAGCAATTCAAATTCCGGCGGCAGCAATTCTACTCTCGCGATTGCTCAAAGGGGCTGTGCGTCGTCCTCCGCTTCAACCTCAACTGCCGAATCCAAACTTTTTCGGAGCGGTGAGTGTCGTTGTGCCGACGCTGAATGAAGCCGATCGTATTGCGCCTTGTCTAGAAGGGTTGACGCGCCAAACGTATGAGGTGCGAGAAATTACGATCGTGGATAGTCGATCGACCGACAAAACGCCGGATTTAGTCAGAGTCGCCCAAGCGACTGATCCGCGATTTCGATTGATCAATGATCCTCCTCTGCCTCCAGACTGGGTGGGTCGTCCTTGGGCATTGCACAACGGATTCTTGGCAAGTTCTTCTCATAGCGAATGGATTTTGGGGATTGATGCTGATACGATTCCGCATCCGAGCTTGGTCTGTAGCTTGCTCGAAATGGCGAATCGCGAAGGGTTTGACCTGATTACCCTCTCGCCCCGGTTCATTCTCAAGTATCCAGGCGAGCTTTGGTTACAGCCTGCTTTATTGATGACCTTGGTGTATCGATTTGGAGCAGCAGGAGAAGTCGGAAGTTCTCCGGAACGAGTGATGGCGAACGGGCAATGCTTTTTTTGTCGGCGATCGCTGTTAGAAAAAGTCGGCGGCTATACCAGCGCCAAAGGGTCTTTCTGCGATGATGTCACCTTAGTGCGAAACATCGCGGCAACGGGCGCAAAGGTCGCTTTCTTAGATGGTGCCAACGTTTTGAAAGTCCGCATGTATGAGGGCATGAAAGAGACGTGGGAAGAATGGGGTCGATCGCTCGATCTCAAGGATGCTTCAACCTCGGCGCAAATCTGGGGGGATCTGGCATTTCTCACATTAGTCCAAGCATTGCCGATTCCATTGCTGATTTTAACCGCTGCGATCGTTGCTTCTGGAAATACAACCTTGCCTGCTTTGATCACGTTGGGATTGAATGGAGCCTTGATTGCGATGCGATTGGGATTGAATGCGGCGATCTTGCAATCTTACGATCGCGCTCAAGCGAAAGGAGCAGGATTGTTCTGGCTGTCTCCGTTCGCTGATCCAGCCGCTGTGTTTAGAATTTTCCTCTCGTCTACTCGCAAGCCAAAAAGCTGGCGAGGTCGAACCTATGGGGGATAA
- a CDS encoding ZIP family metal transporter, giving the protein MGDNVTLLGLAGSLVAGLATGAGALPIFFIKEITPQTQGALLGFGAGVMLAATSFSLVIPGIEAAEKLGANHLIAAAIVVAGILLGGGFLWFANRYFPHEHFIKGSEGSAQANRLRQVWLFIIAITLHNFPEGLAVGVGFGGGDVANGIALTLGIGLQNFPEGLVVAIALLGEGYRRRSVFGVALLTGLAEPIGGVIGAAVVSIAAIVLPWGMAFAAGAMLFVISDEIIPESHRLGTEKQATVGVMIGFVLMLFLDVALG; this is encoded by the coding sequence ATGGGGGATAATGTAACGCTCCTAGGTTTGGCTGGCAGCCTGGTTGCGGGACTCGCAACTGGGGCAGGGGCATTGCCGATCTTTTTCATCAAAGAAATTACGCCTCAAACTCAAGGTGCACTTCTGGGGTTTGGGGCGGGAGTGATGTTAGCCGCGACTTCGTTTTCCTTGGTGATTCCGGGAATAGAAGCGGCTGAGAAACTGGGTGCAAATCACCTGATCGCAGCCGCGATCGTCGTTGCTGGAATCTTATTGGGTGGTGGGTTTCTCTGGTTCGCAAATCGCTACTTTCCGCATGAGCATTTTATTAAAGGATCGGAAGGTTCAGCCCAAGCGAATCGATTGCGGCAGGTCTGGCTCTTTATCATTGCCATTACGCTGCACAACTTTCCAGAGGGATTGGCGGTTGGCGTCGGATTTGGCGGCGGCGATGTTGCGAATGGAATTGCGCTGACTTTGGGAATCGGATTGCAGAATTTTCCAGAAGGATTGGTTGTGGCGATCGCGCTTTTAGGAGAAGGATATCGTCGCCGCAGTGTGTTTGGAGTAGCGTTGTTAACGGGATTGGCAGAGCCAATCGGTGGCGTAATCGGTGCAGCAGTCGTGTCGATCGCTGCAATAGTTTTGCCCTGGGGAATGGCATTTGCAGCGGGCGCGATGCTATTTGTGATCAGTGATGAAATTATCCCTGAGTCACATCGATTGGGAACAGAGAAGCAGGCGACGGTGGGCGTGATGATTGGATTTGTATTGATGTTGTTTTTGGATGTGGCATTGGGTTAA
- a CDS encoding ADP-ribosylglycohydrolase family protein, with amino-acid sequence MQSALLYRFQATMMGAIMGEMIGIQASGRLPSRHYSLEDLMEFYAESLIDPSRIENSSDPIFREPLTNAEAAIALLPVFLYFHDDFTKLRQNLQTVLKVWQNLLISELDLLAIGYTIAQALKGDLNPRRLVSPMFEALLAPPEGIPRLQRLQQVETMVQQKVGLEDAVQLILTLSEATTGDAAIALALYCFLSTAGDFRLSILRAAQTRYQVPGVTALTGALSGALNSTIGLPADWRMTLNQEEHIRQICTRLLASWSGMYHLNDENMRSPSAQSITAPR; translated from the coding sequence ATGCAATCTGCACTTCTCTATCGATTTCAAGCAACAATGATGGGCGCGATTATGGGAGAGATGATCGGCATTCAGGCATCGGGTCGCCTGCCGTCGCGTCACTATTCTCTAGAAGACCTAATGGAGTTTTATGCAGAATCTTTGATTGATCCCAGTCGTATCGAGAATTCTAGCGATCCGATTTTCCGAGAACCCCTGACGAATGCGGAAGCAGCGATCGCGCTTCTCCCCGTATTTTTGTATTTCCATGATGACTTTACAAAACTGCGGCAGAATCTCCAAACTGTTCTGAAAGTTTGGCAAAATTTGCTGATCTCAGAGTTAGATCTCTTAGCGATCGGATACACGATCGCTCAAGCCTTGAAAGGCGATCTCAATCCGCGCCGTTTAGTTTCTCCCATGTTTGAAGCATTGCTAGCTCCACCCGAAGGAATTCCCAGACTTCAGCGATTGCAGCAAGTGGAAACGATGGTGCAACAGAAAGTGGGATTAGAAGATGCGGTGCAGTTAATTCTGACCTTGAGTGAAGCGACGACTGGAGATGCCGCGATCGCACTTGCACTCTATTGTTTTCTCAGCACGGCAGGAGATTTTAGATTATCGATTTTGCGGGCGGCTCAGACGCGATATCAGGTTCCTGGAGTCACTGCTTTAACAGGTGCGCTATCGGGAGCATTGAATAGCACGATCGGTCTGCCTGCAGATTGGCGAATGACCTTGAATCAAGAGGAGCATATTCGCCAAATTTGTACGCGATTGTTAGCAAGCTGGTCGGGGATGTATCACTTGAATGATGAGAATATGCGATCGCCCAGTGCTCAGAGTATTACGGCTCCACGTTAG
- a CDS encoding peptidoglycan-binding domain-containing protein, translating into MMPTRFIKSLFLFTLAIALTATIIHPGLSQTPARNIIRLGSQGADVTELQSTLKLLGYYGGSVNGVFDESTAQAVRRFQQVAGLDADGIVGAATWNRLFPSNEPVAPPANPDPTAPRRVETTAPASTEFPILRRGATGESVRGLQSRLRAIGVYDGEVDGVFGAGTEEAVKAAQQKFGLEADGIVGGATWAAILR; encoded by the coding sequence ATGATGCCAACCCGATTTATCAAATCGCTGTTTCTCTTCACACTCGCGATCGCTCTTACGGCTACGATTATCCATCCTGGATTGAGCCAGACTCCAGCCCGAAACATTATCCGCCTAGGAAGCCAAGGGGCAGATGTCACCGAATTACAAAGTACCTTAAAGCTATTGGGCTATTATGGCGGCTCGGTCAATGGTGTATTTGATGAAAGCACTGCTCAAGCCGTCCGACGCTTTCAACAAGTCGCTGGACTGGATGCAGATGGCATTGTTGGCGCTGCGACCTGGAATCGCTTATTTCCCTCCAATGAACCTGTCGCGCCCCCAGCGAATCCTGATCCCACTGCGCCACGTCGGGTTGAAACTACTGCACCCGCTTCCACCGAGTTTCCAATTTTAAGACGCGGAGCCACGGGTGAAAGTGTGCGGGGATTGCAGAGTCGATTAAGAGCGATCGGCGTTTATGACGGTGAAGTCGATGGGGTCTTTGGAGCCGGAACCGAGGAAGCGGTAAAAGCGGCACAGCAGAAGTTTGGACTCGAAGCGGATGGTATTGTCGGCGGCGCAACTTGGGCAGCGATTTTGCGGTAG